TAAAAAAGCTTTCCCCAAACCATATGTTTTGGACAGAATTGTTGCCCTAAAGAGGCTAAAAATAAGAGATCAGTGGAGCACTTCAAAAATCTCCTCCAGATCTGGAAGCTCGCTTATCGGGTAGACTTTGAAAAAGACTACCCTTCCTTCCTCATCAACCAGCACGTTCGCCCTCTCTGAGAAGCCACCGTCTTCTCTAAATATGCCGTAGAGCTTTGAAACAGCCCCGTGCGGCCAGAAGTCGCTCAGAATCCTCAGCCTCTTCAGCCCCATATGTTCTGCCCACGCCTTCTTGCTCGGCACGGGGTCAACGCTAATCCCAACGGGAACGACGTTCAGCTCCTCAAAGCGCTCGTAGTTCTCTTCCAAAGCTTTCATCTGCTTCTCGCATATCCCAGTCCACGCAAGCGGGTGGAATGAGAGGAGGACTCTCTTGCCCCTGAAGTCGCTGAGTCTGAATTCTTTTCCGTCTTGATCTTTTAGGACAAAATCCAGAGCCGTTTCACCAACTTTCACACTATCACACCCCAATTAGTTTTGATCGCAGGAATAAAGCAAGAAAAAGAAAAAAAAATCATTCTGGGCCTTTCAGAGCTTCTTCCCCTCAAAGAACTTCTTCACCAGCTCGGGCTTCGGCTCGCGCTTCCAGAGCGGTGTCTTGTCCTTCTTATAAGCTGGAACCTGCTCCTCAAAGGTGGGCTTCTCGTGGATGTAGAATATTCCGAGCGGGAGCGGGTCGCTCTCCAAAGCCCTTCTGAAGGCAGCCTCCCTGTCGTAGGGGTCGTGGTCGTCCATCCAGTATGTGTGCTCCCTGTACCAGGCGTAGGTGTTCACCTTGTTGAAGCTCACACACGGGTGGAGGATGTCCACTATGGTCAGGCCTTTGTGCTGGATGGCCTTCTTGATGATCTCGACACTCTCCTTGAAGTATCCCATAAAGGTTCTCGCGACGAAGGAAGCATCCAAGGCTATCGCTAGGGCGAGCGGGTTGAAGGGCTCCTCAAACACTCCCCACGGCTGGGTGGGGGTCTTCATGCCCTTCATGGTAGTTGGAGATGCCTGTCCTTTAGTCAGTCCGTAAACCTGGTTGTCGTGGATGAGGACTGTTATGTCAGGATTCCTCCTTATGGCGTGGAGCAAGTGATTTCCGCCCTCGGCGTACATATCACCGTCTCCACCCTCGGCTATGACCGTAAGCTCGGGGTTGGATGCCTTCACACCAGTGGCTATCGGAATAGCCCTCCCGTGGAGTGTGTGGTAGCCGTTGACGTTGATGTAGTGCGGCATTTTTGCCGCCTGTCCAATACCGCTGATGATGGCAACCTGGTTGGGCTTTAGCCCGAGTTCGGCCAGTGCTGAGATGAGAATGTTCCTTATGCCGAAGTTGCCACATCCAGGGCACCATGCTATATCTTGGCTTCCGGGTCTCTTCGGCTCGAAGAGCTCCCTCCCAGTGGGAAGCTGGACGTTCATTCTATCACCCCCTTGAGGCCCTCAAGAACCTCTTCAACCGAGAACGGCCTCCCGTCGTACTTCAGGATTTTATGGTGCACCTCTATGCCAAGCTCCTTCCTGAGAAGCTCTGCGAACTGGCCGGTGATGTTGTTCTCCACATCGATGAGAACCTTACCTTCGAAGAACTCCCTTACCTTCGGTTTGAGTGGATAGACCCAGCTGAAGTGGAGCAGAGCAACGTCGTCCCTTCCGAGCTTCTCAAGGGCCTCTTCAACCACGTGGAGCGTCGAACCCCATGCTATCACTAAGTATTTGGCATTCTCGCTCCCTATAAGCTTCGGAAGCGGCGCGTTCTTTTTTATGGTCTCAAGCTTCTTGATGGCCCTCTTCTCCTGCATCTTTATCGTGAGCTCGGCGTCTTCAGTTATGTCGCCCCACTCGTCGTGCTCGTTTCCGTTGGCAATCACGACCTCTTCTCCGTAGCCTGGAACCGCCCTCGGCGAGATCCCGTCCTCTGTAAGCTCGTACCGCCTATAACCTGGCTTCGCCTCGACGATGTAGCGCTCGAACTTGACTTTCTCCATATCCGGAGCAGGGAGGTTGTAGTAGGTGTCAACGAAGTACTGATCGGTGAGAATTATCACGGGAACCTGGTACTTGTCCGCTAAATTGAACGCCTCCGCCGTAAGGTAGAACGCCTCCTCAAGGCTTCCTGGGGCTAGGATTATCCTCGGGAAGTCGCCGTGGCCGGAGTAGAGGACGAGGTTCAAATCGCCCTGCATCGTCCTCGTTGGGAGACCTGTAGCAGGCCCTGGCCTTTGGGCAAGGTGCACCACCACAGGGTTCTCCGCCATTCCGGCTAAGCTTATCGCCTCGCTCATCAACGCGAAGCCGCCGCCAGAAGTGCTCACCATCGCCCTCGCTCCAGCGTACCACGCTCCAAGCGCCATGTTTATGGCCGAAATCTCGTCCTCGACCTGCTCGACGATTATCCCAAACTCCTCCGCGTGCTGGGCCGCGAAGGTTGAAACTCCCGTTGATGGGCTCATGGGATAGAAGCTCAGGAAGTCCATACCCCCAGCGAAGGCGCCTATTCCGACCGCTTCCGTGCCGGTCAGGAGGACTTCATCCTTAACTTTCTCATCTCTCTCAACCTCGATCTTGATAGTCCCTTCCTCGCAGAGCTTCACCCCCAGCTCGTAGCCCTTTCTTGCCGCTTCGATGTTCTTCTGGACAACGTTCTCGCCCTTGCTTCCGAAGCGCTTCCTTATGTATTCCTCAACAGCCCCAAAGTCTCCGTGGAAGAAGCCGACTATCAGGCCGGCCGCTGTAGTGTTGAGGTAGAGCTGGCTTCCGACTTCCATGACCATCTTCGTGAGCGGGACTTCGACGAGGTTGACCTTGTCCAAAAACTCCTCCTCAACGTTTTCTTTCTCCCCTAAGACGACGGTGTTTTCTCCGAGCCTGTCTCTAACCCAGCTCAGAACGCCCTGCTTGAAAGGCACGAGGATGTCTATCCTCTTCACGAAGGCCCTGACGCGCTTTGAAGAAACGCGTATCTCCGTGGTGTTTATTCCGCCCCTGACTCGGGACATGTACTCCTTGTTTGCATAGACGTGGTAGCCGGACTTCTTGAGGGCGTGGGTGAGGATTTCCTCAACCGTCTGGATGCCCTGTCCGGCCGCTCCGCCGAGAACTATGGAGACGTCTTCCTTAAACTCACTCATGCTTCCTCACCACCAGGGCCGCCCTGGGTCTGCCCTTTGGGAGGGCCCTTCCCTTGGGTATCATCCTAAAACTAAAAACGGAGAGAATGCGCCTTAGAGCACTTCTGTTCATTTTTAACCACCAACAGGTAATAGTATGCAAAACTATATAAAGATTTCCGACATCATTCGGTTGGAGATGTGATAATGGGTGGTATCAAAATTGAACCTAAGACGGCAATATTCGCCGGTGGCTGCTTCTGGTGCATGGAGGAGGCCTTTGAGAGACTTCCCGGAGTGATTGAGGCAATCTCTGGCTACACCGGCGGCTGGGTGGAAAATCCAACCTATGAGCTCGTCTCAACAGGTGAAACCGGCCACAGGGAAGCGGTAAAGGTGATTTACGATCCATCAAAAATTTCCTACGAGAGACTTTTGGATGTTTTCTGGCGGAACATAGACCCCACGGATCCAGGCGGCCAGTTCGCCGATAGGGGCGAGCAGTACAAGACCGCTATATTTTACCTCGACGAGGAACAGAGGGAACTCGCGGAAGAATCGAAGAGAAGGCTTGAGCTTTCGGGAATATTCGACGAGCCGATAGCTACCGAGATTCTGCCAGCGAAGGAGTTTTATCCGGCTGAAGACTACCACCAGGGCTACTACTTCCGCTTTGAGGCGAACTACAAAGGCTACAAGCTCTACTCTGGAAGACTGGGCTTCATAAAGTCCGTTTGGGAGAAAAACCGGCACTTCAGGCTCTTCCCTGAGAGAGAGGGCTACTGGCTCGGCTATGTTAAGCCCAGCGACGCAGAGCTTAAACGTCAGCTAACTCCCCTCCAGTATAGGGTTACACAGCTCGGAGATACGGAAGAGCCTTTCCACAACGAGTACTGGAACAATCACGAGGAAGGAATATACGTTGATGTGGTCTCCGGAGAGCCCCTGTTCAGCTTGCTCGACAAGTATGACTCCGGAACCGGATGGCCGAGCTTTACAAAGCCCCTGGAAGAGTGGGCAGTCGTTGAGGCTGGAGAGTGCGAGGGCTTCCTCTGCGGGCGGGAAGTCCGGAGCCGCTTTGCAGGTTCCCACCTCGGACACGTCTTCGACGAGCCCACACCAACGGGAAAGCGCTACTGCATAAACTCCGCGGCACTTCGCTTTATTCCAAGGGATGAGCTTAGAAGATACGGCTACACCGCTTACGAGGGGATTTTTAAGTAGTCATCCTAAAAATTAGGTGAGGGTTCATGGGAGTGGTAATACGGGGGAGAGATCAGGAGTTTCCTGTCAGGAGGGATTCCTGGTACTTAGTCGTCTATTTTAACGAAAGCCTCTAGTATCTCTCTATTCCATCTTCCAGCGAGAAAGATCTTGAAAGGCTCGCTCTCGTGAGATTCCTCTTTGAACTGTCTGATGTTCCACACATAGTTTTTGGCATGGCCAGGGAGGGCGTTTATGAACTCGGTGAGAAGTTTTTCGAGCGGCTCAAAGAGGAACACGGCATAGACTCGCGCTCCAGTACTGAGAAAGACGCCCTGACTCTCCTTAATGAACTTGAAAAGATGGAGGCGTTCTACACAGGGCTTGGCTTCCTTGAAGACCTTGAAGAAGTGATGGACATAAGAAAAGCCGCGATGGAACTCCTTGAAAAACTGAAAAATGGAAAGTGAACTAATTTCTGCTCCTTATTTCTTCCAAAAGGCTGCTGACTTCTTCCGCGCTGAGCGGCCAGGGGTAGATTCTAAGGTCGGCGATGTCCCCGTGGAAGTAGAGGAACTCTGGCGTTACAGAGTCCGCCGTCTTTCCGTAGCCGAGGGTGAAGAGCTCCTTCCCCGGGATGTCGACACAGAAGAGCCTCATGCTCTCGTTCCCGAAGTTGTAGTGCCTCCAGGTCATCTCCCTTCCGTTCAGGTAGGCGGTGTTTCCATCCTCGCTCACGACCACGACGAGGTGATACCACCTTCCGGGCTTGAGGTTGAAGCCGCTGTCGAAGCAGAGGGCAGGCTTATCTCCCTCCGGAATCCAGGTGACGTAGAGCCTCCTGTTGTTCTCACCGTTGTGCCCTATCTCAATTATGAAGAGGCTCTTTCCTTCCCTGTCGCCAAAGTAGAGGATTGGGAGGACATTCTGGTCGGTTTCCTCGTAGCGGAAGACGAGTGAAATAGCTCCAACCTTCATGTCCGATATTTCTCCGATGGCATTGCTGAGGTCAACGTAGCCGTTCCCATCAAAATGGAGCACTCTTCCATATGCAGTGACGTTGCCGATTAAGGTTCCATTGATGCTCTTGATGGGCCCAGTTGGAGTGGTGTAGAGTTTGAGCACCCCTTCTATGGGAGTCCCATCAATTGAGACTTCCTCCGATGTCTTCTTTGAGTTCTCTTGATAGATGGCACTTGCAACGACTCCAATCGCTATGAGGTCTATAACTATGGCAATGAGGAGTATCCTCGCCCTGTCCATGCCACCACCCATTAGGACTAGAGAGGATGTCGATATTAGGGACTCGGTGAAACCTGCCTGGTTCGATATGTTCTACATGTTCCAAATCGTTTCTTTAGCAAGAATAGTCACTTTGATACTGTGGGCTTCAATTTTTTGGGAGCAGAAACGCCAATTCCGAGAACGGAGCGAAGCAGTTCTAATTCCCTCCTGTCCCAAGCATCTTCCTCGAGGAGAATTATGAGCGCACCGTTTTCGACCACGAGGATATCGTGTATTGTTGCCAGGGCCTTGAGGAGAGCCTTAAAATCGTTGTACATCGCGAGTAATTCAAGGCCCTCTACAAGAACCACCGGGGTTACACCCTTGTTCTTTGCCTCTGCAACGTATCTTGCCACCATGTCCACGATTTTATGGAGCTCGGTCGGGTATATGCTCGTCTCGTCCCTTCCAGCAGCTGTTATCCAGTAGGTTTTCCATCCTGGAACGGAGATGCGCTTTCTCATGAAGGCCAGCACGGGATAGCCCTTCAGACTTCTCTCCTCTATCTTCCGTGCTATGGTGACTCCAGACTTTATATTGATCTCTTCTGGAGTCTCCTCGATCATCCCTCCATGTAGAACAAGAAGGGAATACGTTAACGTCACTATAATGGGAGCTGTTAAAACTACCCAATCGTTTGGATTGACAATTGGAACGCCCCGATTTCCAATCATAACAGCGGTACTGGTTGCTCCAACCCCGAGGAGAACTATGCTGGCCCCAAAGAGGTAGGCCCTCCAGCCGTACCGCTTTCCGAGGAACTCGATTATTAGAAAGCCCGCTAGGGCAAGGGTTATACCCGTGATCACATAAGGATAGCTCACGGCCCCAGTTGGGCGCCCAACTCCCAGTTCAAGAACAAGTGCTCCGAGAACCGAAGAGCCTATGGGAAGGAGGTAGAGGCCGTTTTCATTGTGAGTGGCATCATAGTGTCTATGTTCTCCTCATCGAGGAGAAGATTAAGGGCCGTGATTATAGTCGTACCCACAACACCGACTATAAGGCCAAAAAGAGTAGGATCACCAATATAGGCAGCGTAATCTACAGCACCACTCAATAAAAGCGCGATTCCAAGGAATAGGGCCGATTTTCTCTTTGTTCGAAGATGGATGTAAGCGAAAACGAGGAGAAGGACTGTCCTTAGTGATGTACCCAAAAGTATGTTCATAAGCTTCCCTCTTTGGGGGTGGGGAAAGTGCTTTATAACGCTTTTGCCAAATTCTTGGGGGTGAGCGCATTGGCTAGTGATGAAAAGAAGAGGATAGGGATAAATGAAGTTAGAGCCATGGCAATACGCTCCGAAATAGGCGCCGCCAGAGTGTATGAAGCACTTGCGGAACTTACCGAAAATGAAGAGATGAAGAAACTCTTCCTTACTCTGGCGAGGGAGGAGTGGGGCCACAAGGAGGTTGTGGAGAGGCTGATAAACGAGAAAACCCTTAGTCCTGTGGTAGAACTGCCAGAGGAGATAGTAACGGAGTTCGCCGTTCTCTATGAGAACGCTGAGAGGCTGCTCTCCCCTGAGACAACTGCTAAGGACGTTGTAGATGTGGCCCTTCGGGCAGAGCTGGCGAGCGAGAAGTTCTACGCGCACCTAATAGATTACGCAAAAGATGAGAAGGCAAGAAGCGCCCTCCAGATGTTGGCAAACATGGAAAGAGATCACTACTCAAGGCTGATGACGTGGAGGCTCCTGCTCTGAATCACTCGGCCTGGGCGTAGTAGCACCTCTTCGGCGAGACTATCTTCCCTTCTTCTTGAGCTTCTTTATCGCCCTGCCAACCTCCTTCTTATCGAGACCAGCTAACTCGGCTATTTCAGCAGACTTGAGCGGTCTGCCAGCTTCTTTGAGAACCTTGAACACCAGCTCGACACTCATCTTCTTCCCCTCCTAGGTTCGCATTTTGAAGTTTCGAGGTTCGAACTTACGGGTTTAACGGCCGAAAGGGTTAATAGGGACGGTGTTCAATATGGTATTGGTGATTCTGCATGGAAGTTACTGAGAAGGAAATCTTTGAGATTGCCGTAAACTCCGAGATCAGAGCCAAGGAGGCCTACGAAAAGCTCGCTTCTATGACCAAGAGCGACATTATAAGAGATGAGCTTCTCTTCTTGGCCAAGGAAGAGGACAAGCACAGGGAGATAATAGAGAAGATGGCCGAGCGCTTTGCGGCCGAAGGTGGCGAGTCGAAGAAGATAGAGATGGAGGTCATGGGAGAGTTCAAGGTCATAGCCGAGAAGATGGCCGAGGCCATCAAGAAGCCTGATATCAACCTCGACGAGATATACGAGATAGCGATGCAGGCAGAGCTGGTGAGCGAGAAGCTCTACAA
This sequence is a window from Thermococcus kodakarensis KOD1. Protein-coding genes within it:
- a CDS encoding LamG domain-containing protein, whose amino-acid sequence is MDRARILLIAIVIDLIAIGVVASAIYQENSKKTSEEVSIDGTPIEGVLKLYTTPTGPIKSINGTLIGNVTAYGRVLHFDGNGYVDLSNAIGEISDMKVGAISLVFRYEETDQNVLPILYFGDREGKSLFIIEIGHNGENNRRLYVTWIPEGDKPALCFDSGFNLKPGRWYHLVVVVSEDGNTAYLNGREMTWRHYNFGNESMRLFCVDIPGKELFTLGYGKTADSVTPEFLYFHGDIADLRIYPWPLSAEEVSSLLEEIRSRN
- a CDS encoding ferritin-like domain-containing protein; translated protein: MSALASDEKKRIGINEVRAMAIRSEIGAARVYEALAELTENEEMKKLFLTLAREEWGHKEVVERLINEKTLSPVVELPEEIVTEFAVLYENAERLLSPETTAKDVVDVALRAELASEKFYAHLIDYAKDEKARSALQMLANMERDHYSRLMTWRLLL
- a CDS encoding ferritin-like domain-containing protein; its protein translation is MEVTEKEIFEIAVNSEIRAKEAYEKLASMTKSDIIRDELLFLAKEEDKHREIIEKMAERFAAEGGESKKIEMEVMGEFKVIAEKMAEAIKKPDINLDEIYEIAMQAELVSEKLYKELAKYASNEKTKLLLEMLADMERNHYNILKKQYDYIMRYPELYKEELYDQLMKDINFNF
- a CDS encoding 2-oxoacid:acceptor oxidoreductase subunit alpha; the protein is MSEFKEDVSIVLGGAAGQGIQTVEEILTHALKKSGYHVYANKEYMSRVRGGINTTEIRVSSKRVRAFVKRIDILVPFKQGVLSWVRDRLGENTVVLGEKENVEEEFLDKVNLVEVPLTKMVMEVGSQLYLNTTAAGLIVGFFHGDFGAVEEYIRKRFGSKGENVVQKNIEAARKGYELGVKLCEEGTIKIEVERDEKVKDEVLLTGTEAVGIGAFAGGMDFLSFYPMSPSTGVSTFAAQHAEEFGIIVEQVEDEISAINMALGAWYAGARAMVSTSGGGFALMSEAISLAGMAENPVVVHLAQRPGPATGLPTRTMQGDLNLVLYSGHGDFPRIILAPGSLEEAFYLTAEAFNLADKYQVPVIILTDQYFVDTYYNLPAPDMEKVKFERYIVEAKPGYRRYELTEDGISPRAVPGYGEEVVIANGNEHDEWGDITEDAELTIKMQEKRAIKKLETIKKNAPLPKLIGSENAKYLVIAWGSTLHVVEEALEKLGRDDVALLHFSWVYPLKPKVREFFEGKVLIDVENNITGQFAELLRKELGIEVHHKILKYDGRPFSVEEVLEGLKGVIE
- a CDS encoding peroxiredoxin, which translates into the protein MKVGETALDFVLKDQDGKEFRLSDFRGKRVLLSFHPLAWTGICEKQMKALEENYERFEELNVVPVGISVDPVPSKKAWAEHMGLKRLRILSDFWPHGAVSKLYGIFREDGGFSERANVLVDEEGRVVFFKVYPISELPDLEEIFEVLH
- the msrA gene encoding peptide-methionine (S)-S-oxide reductase MsrA → MGGIKIEPKTAIFAGGCFWCMEEAFERLPGVIEAISGYTGGWVENPTYELVSTGETGHREAVKVIYDPSKISYERLLDVFWRNIDPTDPGGQFADRGEQYKTAIFYLDEEQRELAEESKRRLELSGIFDEPIATEILPAKEFYPAEDYHQGYYFRFEANYKGYKLYSGRLGFIKSVWEKNRHFRLFPEREGYWLGYVKPSDAELKRQLTPLQYRVTQLGDTEEPFHNEYWNNHEEGIYVDVVSGEPLFSLLDKYDSGTGWPSFTKPLEEWAVVEAGECEGFLCGREVRSRFAGSHLGHVFDEPTPTGKRYCINSAALRFIPRDELRRYGYTAYEGIFK
- a CDS encoding thiamine pyrophosphate-dependent enzyme, producing the protein MNVQLPTGRELFEPKRPGSQDIAWCPGCGNFGIRNILISALAELGLKPNQVAIISGIGQAAKMPHYINVNGYHTLHGRAIPIATGVKASNPELTVIAEGGDGDMYAEGGNHLLHAIRRNPDITVLIHDNQVYGLTKGQASPTTMKGMKTPTQPWGVFEEPFNPLALAIALDASFVARTFMGYFKESVEIIKKAIQHKGLTIVDILHPCVSFNKVNTYAWYREHTYWMDDHDPYDREAAFRRALESDPLPLGIFYIHEKPTFEEQVPAYKKDKTPLWKREPKPELVKKFFEGKKL
- a CDS encoding MarR family transcriptional regulator; this encodes MSVELVFKVLKEAGRPLKSAEIAELAGLDKKEVGRAIKKLKKKGR
- a CDS encoding DUF835 domain-containing protein — protein: MITGITLALAGFLIIEFLGKRYGWRAYLFGASIVLLGVGATSTAVMIGNRGVPIVNPNDWVVLTAPIIVTLTYSLLVLHGGMIEETPEEINIKSGVTIARKIEERSLKGYPVLAFMRKRISVPGWKTYWITAAGRDETSIYPTELHKIVDMVARYVAEAKNKGVTPVVLVEGLELLAMYNDFKALLKALATIHDILVVENGALIILLEEDAWDRRELELLRSVLGIGVSAPKKLKPTVSK